Part of the Anopheles coluzzii chromosome 3, AcolN3, whole genome shotgun sequence genome is shown below.
GCGGAGATGCGGGCGGCCAAGCGGCAGCTGAAGCTGGCCTGCGCCAAGCCGGAGGACATTGTGAACGCCACCATCCAGAGCCAGCTCTGCAGCGGCAAGATCCAGTCGTACGAGAATCTGAGCGGCTGTGGCatcaacaaacagcagcagcaacatctcGTGTCCGTCGCCGGTGTGGCACTTTCCACCGAAAATCTAGTCAACGAAAGTCTCATCAAGGTGGCCAGCCTGGAGAGTCTCAGCACGTCCGGCCACGTGCATCGGCGCGCGTCCGTTGATCGATCCGCCTCGCCGGTCATCCTGCACCGTAGCAACAGCCCGGCCCTGTCCAAGTTAGCCTCGTCCAATGAAAATCTGCTCGACGCGGACGGACCGCAGCCAGGGGACGGTACCAACACCAACACGGTCGGCGGTGGCGGAGGTGTCGCGGTGGACGTGACGGGCACACTGGAACCCGGCGACAATGCAACGGTGGAAGGGAACGAGAAGAAAATCACCTTCACCAACGATGAGCAGATTAAAACGCCCACAAACGAAATGATCGAATTTCATGGCACGGCGGGAGGGAAGACGGCCAAAACGGCGTTCCCGCAGGATGGGGACGATTTCCTGAACAACGTGATCGCAAACCTGAGCGACAAGTGTCTGCTCGAGTCGTACCCGGTGGAGTTTAAAACCGGCATCAGCCAGCAGGTGGTCGATTTCATCCTGCACGACCAGTGCGACGTGGAAACGCTGCGCCGCGCGATGTACTGCCAGATCCAGCGCTACCAGCTGCGCAAGCAGGGGCTGGAGATGTTCCACGAGCTGTTGCGCATCGCTGGGCTGTTCGATGCGGTGCAGTACAATCTGTTTAACGGATTTCTCGGTCTGCATTTGGGGCACGGTTGTGTGCGAAACCAAGCGATGGGAAGCAATGGGGAAAGTGTGCCTCacgtgcagcagcaacagcgcgAGTCGGAGCACGTGCTGGACAATTTGAACATGATCACGGCGTACCAGAAGGCGGACATACTGATTGCGCACGCCAAGATCGTCGAGTGGGCGGTGCTGGAGCTGCAGAAGTACGTGAATCAGGATAAAATTAATGGCCGCCATCGGACGCACGGTGAGAAGGATAATTCAAATCTGGGCACGTACGTGTTTCTGAAGAAGCTGCCCCGGGCTCGGTTTTTGCTGAGCATTTTTGGCATCCTGTCGCGCACGTACGAAGCGAACGAGCTGAGCCTGCTGATTAATGCGGGCATACTGGGAAGCATTATGGGGCTGCTGCGACAAACGGGCGCTGATATGccgagcagcaaaaacaccTCCGACACGTCGGTCATTTACGAGGATGTTGTGACAAATGTAAGTAATGCCGTAGCtaccaaatagaagaaaaagcattttcatttatttatactctctctctcgttttatAGTTGAAATCTTCAAAGGAAGGGCTTTCGGGGCCGGAACTTTCCAAGTTCATGAAGGTGGGAACAAGGATTGCACGGGGCGCAGACTGGAAGTGGGGCGAGCAGGACGGCCCCGGCGGTGAGGGGCGCATTATCAGCGAAATTGGAGAAGATGGGTAAGTGAATGACAATTTGGCAAAAGgaacttacagggtttcgaatcatataagagaatagttcaatcacattggggaatgttgcaaatcggtaggagAATATTGCAAGCATgctgtggaagtttgcaatcgactaggggaattttgcaagcataCTGTTGTAACCCTGTAAAACCCACGTTGCACGCAGGTCTtaaaattgcatgcaaaaGCACTGAAAATCTTGCCCCGATTGGAAAATAGAGCGCGATAAATCCTCCAATCCTGGCGATATTTTAACTGtttttgcatgcaattttaAGACTTGCGTGCAACCTGAGTTGTAAGTTCTTTTTACCGAGAATTTTGCTATAAATTTCGATTGTAAAACCAAACTAACTTTACCTCCATTTCTTCCAGCTGGGTGCGCGTAGAGTGGGACAATGGATCCACCAACTCGTACCGGATGGGCAAGGAGGGCAAGTACGATCTCCGGCTGGCGGACAGTGCGCTGAAGGCGCTCTCCCCCGACAAGGACAGCGAGCGGGAAGACTTCATCGATCACGCACTGAGCCACGAATCGCACCCGACCAAGCTGCTGCGCAACGTGTGCATCAAAACGCTCCAGATGCTGTTCGCGTCGGTCGGGCTGCACGCGGAAAGGATGGAGCAGAACGCGCTCCGCACGGTCGCCTCGCTGTTCCGCATGATGCTGCAGCCGAGCGATTTCAATCGCACCGGTACTGCCAACGGACCGCCGGCACCGGGCACCAGCTGTTACAGTTTCGGGCTCGAGCAGTGGACCGTGCTTGGGTTTTTGCGTGCAATTTCGTTTACGCCGGCGCTATCGCGCCAGCTGACCACGCCGCTGTGGATAGAGCTTGCGTTTAGGATACTGAACGCACCGATCGCGAGCAAGAAGGACGTGTACAAGAAGCTGCACTGTCTGCGGCTGCTGCAGTCGACGCTGGTGAACTGGACGCAGGCGGAAAAGCATCGCGTCGACAGCATCATCAGCCAGCTGTTCGATGTGCTGGGACGGATTTCGCTTACCTGTCCGAACGATTCGTCCCTGCTGGCCAGTGCGGTCGATGCGAAGTCGCGCGTCCTGTACAGCGCCTCGCACAGTGGCACGGTCGCGGAGGAGCTGGTCGTTTTGATCCGCCGGCTGCACACGCTCCCGCTGTGGAACGAAAGCATCAACTCGTTCATACAGCAGAAACTGTGCCTGACGGCGGACATATTCCTCGAGAACGATTTGGACGGCATCGGGGAGGGTGAGAAGCGTGCGATCATGGGTACGCTCGGCACGATCGGAGGCTGCGACTCGCGGCCACGCATCGGGCTGAACATTACGCTCGACGGCGTGCGGGGCACGATCTCGCGCATGACCAAGAAGGGCAAGGTGGTGATGAACGTGCACGGTGCGGCGGAGACGAAAAAGATTCCCATCTTCAAGGTGGCCGAGTGTGCGGACGTGGGAGCGTTCAGTCTGTCCAAGGTGACCATCAGCGAGATGCTGCTCAACTCGTGGTCGGTGATGTTTTACGGCATTGGGCAGCTTGTTCCGCTGGGCGGAggcggtagtggtggtggtggtgatgggtgTGCCAATGCAGCGCTGCTCCAAAGCCAGCAGATCAACTTTGCCACGCTGAAGGCGACGAAGGTGCTGTTCCGCAACCAGAGCCTACTGCGGCGCATTCTGCGCCAACGATCGCCGGGACTGACGAAGAGTGCCTCGCGGGACAGTGTTTCGTCCGATCGCGACGGGGACAGTCCGGAGCCGGATGAGGGGAAAACACGCTCGGAATCGAACACATCCGACGAGTCGCAAGCGTTCTACACGGCAGAGCTGTTGATACAAACCATCCTGCTGCGCGCTACGCAACCAAGCCCACTAAAAGCGTGCTACACGTACCAGGAGATGGAGCTGGCGGCGCTAAACATCTCGCAAATGCTGGCCAGCCATATTCACTACTCGTCGGGCGATGGTGCCGGGGGCCAGATGGCGTCCAGTGGATGTAACAAACGCCCGATGGCACTCGGCCAGCCCACCATGATACACGGCGTGCCGGTGTACAATAACGAGTCGGCCTCACTTGGCGGCGATGGTCAAGCGGTGCAAGCGATGGGATCGCTCGAAAGCAACGCTACAAGCACACGCAGTGGTCGGACGCGCACATCGAACGCGTTCATAGCGCCGACGCCCCTGGTGGCGCAAATTATGGAGATGGGCTTTACCCGCAAATCGGTCGAGCTGGCGTACAAGAGCTTGATGCAGCAGAACGAAAACGCTAACCCGACGGCGGAACAGATCATACAGTGGATACTGGAGCATCCGGAGCTGACCGCCAGCCTGGGGCTCGGCAGCGGCGGCAAGCAGGGCGACGGTGAGCAGCACGATCACGATCTGCGCGGCCACAGCGACACGGAAAGCGTCAGCTCGGACACGATGGACGGTGCCTCGTCGCAGCACGactatcagcagcagcacccgcaTCACGGCGGTGGCCCGGGGACGCTGTACAAAGCGCGCGAAGACTTCAAATCGGCCGACCAGTACGCGATGTACGTGCGGGGCATCATCTGCCCGGGCATGCTGGTGCGCTGCTGCCAGGAGTTCGAGGAGATACGCAAGGGCGACATCGGCACGGTGGAGAAGGTGGAGCCGGAAGGGCTGCACGATCTGAACGTGCGCGTCGACTGGCAGATGCACGATCGACCGTACTGGATGTGCTTTGTGCATCTGGAGATGCTCGAGCCGCCGACGATATCGTCCGATCCGGCCGGTTGCGGTGGCATCATGGTTGGGTCGCAGGTTCGTCTACTGCGTGCGCACGTTTCGCGCCACCGGTTCCCGTCGCTGTCAGCACCGCGCGGCACCACGGGCGTGGTAAGCTCGCTGACCGGCAGCGAAGCGATAGTGGAATTCCCCCAGCAAACGCTGTGGAAAGGTAGCATCAGCGAGCTGGAGCTGATATCGAACCCCACGACGTACGGGACGGCGGGAGCCGGTGCGCTCTCCGCCAACGGGGCCGCCGGTGGCGGTGTGTTTGACATCATCGACGATTGGTCGCGCTGCATCCGCTCGCTGTCGGTTTCATCCAACGAGGCGTCCGCCAAGTATCTGCTGGaccgcagcaccaacaacTACTGGCAGAGCGCTAGCACGGCGGTGCAGGGCAAGCACTGGATACGGCTCGAGATGCACGACCAGGTGCTGGTGCAGTCGCTGTCGATCATCGTCGATCCGGACGATTTCTCGCACATGCCGTCGCTGGTGGTGATGCGCGTCGGCGACGACAGCTTCTCCATGACCGATCTGCGCTGGGTGTCGATCAATCCGACCACCGTCACGATGCCGCTGCTCACCGACTGCAAGCAGTACTACCGCTGGATCGAGATACGCATCAAGCAGTGCCGCAACAATGGCATACAGTGCCGGGTGCACGGGCTGTCGATTGTCGGCAAGCGGCGCCAGACGGACGTCGACATGATGCTGCAGAGTGCGGGCTTCCTGGCGTCGGAGAATGAAACGATCGCCGAGCCGAGCTACTCGACCTCGTCGAACTACGCGGACGAGCCGGCCTCGCTGAACGACGAGGTGTCGTCGAAGGTGCTGGTGTGGGGGCTGAACGATAAGGAGCAGCTCGGTGGACTGAAGGGCTCGAAGGTGAAGCTACCGACGTACTCGTCCGTGCTGAGCCAGCTGAAGCCGATCCACATTGCGGGCGGATCAAAGTCACTGTTCATCGTGTCGCAGGACGGGAAGCTGTACGCGTGCGGCGAGGGCACGAATGGGCGGCTGGGCTTGGGGCACAACAACAATGTTCCGACGCCCAAGCAAGTGCCGATACTGAGCCAGTACGTGGTGAAGAAGGTGGCCGTCCACTCGGGCGGCAAACACGCGATGGCACTTACGCTGGACGGGAAGGTGTTTTCGTGGGGCGAGGGCGAGGACGGCAAGCTCGGGCACGGCAATCGGTTGACACTGGAAAAGCCGAAGCTGATTGAAACGCTGCGCACGAAGCGCATTCGGGATATTGCGTGCGGATCGAGTCACAGTGCCGCCATCACCAGCTCGGGCGAGCTGTACACGTGGGGCCTGGGCGAGTATGGACGGCTCGGGCACGGCGATAACTGTACGCAGCTGAAGCCGAAGCTAGTGACTGCGCTGCAGGACCACCGCGTGGTGCAGGTGGCGTGCGGCAGCCGGGACGCCCAGACGCTCTGCCTGACGGAGGATGGGTTGGTGTTTTCCTGGGGCGATGGAGATTTTGGCAAGCTGGGAAGGGGCGGCTCCGAGGGCTGCTCCATTCCGCACCAGGTCGACCGGCTGAACGGGGTCGGCGTGATGCAGATCGAGTGCGGGGCACAGTTCAGTCTGGCGCTTACGAAAGCCGGCGAGGTGTGGACGTGGGGCAAAGGCGATTACTATCGGCTGGGCCATGGCACGGATCAGCACGTGCGCAAACCGACCCCAATTCAAGGGCTGCGTGGCAAGAAAGTCATCCACGTGGCCGTCGGTGCGCTGCACTGTCTTGCCGTAACGGACAGCGGGCAGGTGTACGCGTGGGGCGACAATGATCACGGCCAGCAGGGATCAGGCAACACGATCGTCAACAAGAAGCCGAGCCTCGTGCTCGGGCTGGATGGAATCTTCGTGAATCGGGTAGCGTGCGGCAGCTCACACTCGGTCGCCTGGAGCCTGCCCCAGAATCAGACGGAAAAGGACAAGAAGGAACCGGTTCCGTTTGCCGTGGCGAAGGATCCGCTCGGCAGCCACAGCTTGGGTATTTACGCATCCGATACGGAGGCAACGACCTCGTCTCCGCTGCCCGTACCGAGTGGTAGCAAGCAGCAGCGACCATCGCTTTCGGAGATTGTGCTCTCGCTTGAGACGGCCAGCGCAAGACAGGCGGCCCTGTCGCACATTATCAACGCGATGAGCATTCTGCATGCCCGGTCGTGCATTATAGCGGCCCTTACCTGCCACTCGCAGGTGAGCGCCACGGACAAGATGGCTACGTACGGGCATGGTGGTGGCGATACGTTGGTGCGTGCCGTTTCGCCCATATCGGAAGGGGACGAAACGGGCGCGAAGGCGACGGTCGCGGAGAGTACGCTGGCGCAGCAGAACGAAACGATCGCGCACGGTGGAGGGGAAGGTCCGGCCGATATTGCGGGGCTGAATGCCGTAACGGTAAGCAGGGAGGGACGACGTCCCGGTGAGATCGGATGGattaatttaacatttttgaacTCTTTATAGACGAACGAATTTCTTGACGGCGATATACCGATCATCTCCGGGATGAATAACACGCTCGGGGCGTATCGCAGCTTAACCGGATCGCTCTCGCTGTCCGCCTCGATATCAAGTTGCAATGCAACCCAGCGCCAGTCGAAGATGTCGGCCAGTGCAATGTCCGTTATGGCGGCCACAATGACACATCACGATGAGGTACGTTATTTTGAAAGCTTTTCTTTGAAAGATATGGAATGATTTTAAGCTTAAACTCTTTTACAGATAATGAACGAAGCGAACGCTAGCAATCTGGACGATTTCACTGCGTTGCTTGATGAACCGGAAGCAAAGCATTTGATCGAGCTGCTCAAGTTGAGCGTGTTTGGGCGAACCGGTGCCGCCAGCACGTCGGAAACGATCGCGAGCACGCTAATTGCGCTGGCCAAGTCGAACACAACCATCGCGAACATGCTGATCGAAACGTGCATCACGGAGCTGGAGGATCTGTGCACCTCGCGCCACTCGCTGGGCAAGCTGCCGAAGCCGGTGGTGCAGGAGACGAGCCATCCCTACATTGACGATATCATACTTGTTGGTAAGCTAGAGAGATACCGTTAGAAACTAAAATATTTCACGGGATCCAAGTCGGAACTCTAAATTAATAGATGCAGGGTGTCCATTCTAACTTAATCTCAGATTAACATATTAACGAATCTCCAATGATCCTTGAAAATTCATGAAGCTCGAATGTAGTGATAGGTAAAGGTGGTAAAAATTCGGATTAGACTCCGATCCGATTCCGATAAATTCCGGAgccatccggagtcgttcggattcatccggagtcggtcggagtcgttcggagtcgtgggtgcgctccagagagcacatcactactctAATGTAGCAATTGTGTCAATCCTTTACAACATATTACAGTTAAAGAATATGTCAATTTTCAATGGGAATATGTGTATTCTTATTggaataattatttttgagCTTTATACCTCATTTAGTATTCAATTATAGCATTAAAACGCTTTGAATTTTTAGATTCACAACTCTTTTATGAATCTTTTCATATTCGTAAATCTAGCAAAATTCATAAATCAGTTATTGATAAAGCTGTAGATTCATGATTTGCctcaaatttcaaatcaatatTTCACGAAAAAGCATACATTCGAATATCTTCAAAAGATCCTTCCAGCATAATACTAAATTAGCTACCCTTCTCTCCACACAACAGGACACGTGAAAATTCCCGGTGCCGAATCACTGCGCATCGAGTTTGACAGCCAGTGCTCGACGGAGCGCCGTAACGATCCGCTAATAATTATCGATGGATCGGGTAACGTGATAGCGACACGGTCTGGCCGCGAGTACGCACAGTGGGCACAGGAAATTCGCATCCCGGGTGATCAAATGCGTTGGAAGTTTACGAGTGACAACTCCGTCAATGGTTGGGGCTGGCGGTTCTACGTGCACGGCATCATGCCGGAATCTTACCTGCAAGAGCTCGGCTCAGACCGCACCGTACTGTCGCAACCCTCGATTGCGCTCGTCATGGCGCTGCTGGACTCGCTTCCCGTGCCCACCTCGAACGCGAGCATTCTCGTACGGCTCACGTCGGCCCTGTCGCAGTGCGCCCAGCTCAGCTCGCTGACGGTGGCGCAGCGTATCTGGTCGTTGAAGAAGATGCACCAGCTGCTGTGCAGCAACAGTGCCGCCCTGGCGAAGGACGGCTCCCGGCCAATGGATGCTGCCGTGACGGAGATACTGACACCGCTCGTTCCTATCATACTGCGCCAGTACGAGTACGAAGAGCCGCAGGTACGCAGTGGCATCCATCTGATGCACTCGGAGTACTTCAAAACGCTTGTGGCGCTGGCGTGCGATATGCACATGGACACGCTGCTACTGCCCGCGGCAGATCCGCACCGTTGGGCCTGGTTCCGGCGCTACTGTGCGGCGGTCCGCGTCGCCCAGGCACTCACCCGTCGTACGTTTCTGCCATCCACGTTCTGCATGGAGGTACGCAAGAAGCTTGCGGAAATAGCGTCTCCAGCTACGCCCGCCCACACGTCGGTCAGCGCGGGTGCTATCAGTCAAGGAAGCGGTGCCGGGGATGGTTATTCCTCGCTGATCCAGCACACCTCGAGCCATTCGAGCTTGCTCAGCCAGAGCCACCCGCTAGCGTTCGAGCTGACTAGCACGatcagcagtagcagcaccaccaccagtagcagcagcaccggcacaACCACCATCACAGCGGGAAGCAGCGAATCGTTGCCCGTGAACGCGACCGGCAGCGAGGTGACGAAGTATCTGC
Proteins encoded:
- the LOC120954604 gene encoding probable E3 ubiquitin-protein ligase HERC2; this translates as MMNSISGSGAVAAAAGAGSTAAPAVTAAPPTAATTTTTAAAAAAPTTATSTSVTPPSGGGQGELYFRPLPYLSFKWIKADVGSALRNADDLANLWNHLIQDEEVTTERVQTAVNGLGELVYLRPDGRYYCGNVAILCDCCKGVCSAVSKCICPTCEELGVQEGAGGGGDPSSGAAAGSNGANGRKAQTQNHTQSSPADQPASAAAAAGDISASSVLLDSWLWSPVPGTEDKKECIKKLIGEQREICLQAAGNCLSANRTRQLLFVYRRYFIALQEMGMHRETEEKQHATELATSECDAAKLSKNSSLDRTAGTAKDSDKATFGLARVGTRAALNFSFAFLRRAWRSGEDVELCSELLSEALEALQSLPEASLFDTSQMSTLWIEVVEKSIKFLRQVVLGDVMGGRCLVPKADRHIALNLLLELGAQKGTLGGSLEGVSLLLTLHEKDHQSDDNRSPPQNSGAPLVPLLHRYEQIESFGSFATSDSFHFGPTESFLRFLALPDNETTCVDLKLAAVIIISHLDRLAKPHLPAGNCSTKGASKYANAPKIFTLGWSACAPELYGFTATEAIRTGCADFDAMVTSVTAPGSIDGAMPRYSTATIDLLLDQVRQIVCAENCVYILTDSGTVLYLSHAISMTEDNYPAQVKGLECTIVQLAAHCEGRHVLALASSGDVYSWGSGDGGRLGHGDTSAKELPTRIAALADRQVTGVFCGSSYSAAITASGELYTWGRGTYGRLGHGNSEDKYVPTLVTALKAHRVVHVALGCGDAHSLCVTEAGLAFAWGDGDFGKLGNESCVGTSVPVQVDLPQASCVVKVFSGSQFSVALMREGTVYTWGKGHGGRLGHGNSEHSPVPKMVQALEGKKIVDLAVGLAHCLALTASGELYGWGRNDFQQICPECVTRDPIITAPILTTPPTLRVAGMAAGVAQSLFWCHSSSHGIPAKIPFVVDLSEHTFRLLDQLLCMVSVTSSTDASRHPPSQEAECIAVATLNLLRLQLHAMIVNNVHPRQVGLVEGSRLLASLKTRILSLAGGPVVLKTMQEAAQWTLQVGWSIILPTASERAQTLTSLLPAGHDGGATIGSAAQTSAGHRFMTDLLVGSLMAEGGLQTALNQAINHHQHQNPFQAQEPHGAGSGTHLSLLHLLKQLLRNNSSLTQARLGQLMLGPYLKPDDGFSAPEPTSPSLDLLHKFQRLLLSHLYASKADDLSGAEALLYTYIQQLVGPCVNTLAKAYETILQGKDGVTEILRNDISDALLYELLIGLVVIQQDKPFLLANFDWNRHLIPLLNALDGFNRLTQEGELQDTDDMGWPGIVSRGASKAMPVQEEPVLIRRSDIDNHVRDGGCWVIINGNVYDVKDYTPDNALTQELLQAHAGKDISLEIGNPQHRTAFEFITSYLRVGRYAVSEMYDSTANPRPLVTLTHFHSECLLAYLLGQRASILQVGSPLQPAELQCRNLLNSHVLSGGLQVLQPSNPFDEEKGEARSSGSTAGSTPTDASAQLPIVGGDGVPMMGSWPMVLITQRVDTLLANLGEGKITDPLVASWIGLCERYCKEHHLIWHQEFPPEHPVIELERLLMAVLIRHQALGPLALAVIDRELSGSGAKPPPPIVTIIRTVHQTKWAIVKMRQQLNRSYKEVCAPMIDKCRFLLYEIRPSVSLEQHGLERLHILHRPPRFKALVRRIIAEMRAAKRQLKLACAKPEDIVNATIQSQLCSGKIQSYENLSGCGINKQQQQHLVSVAGVALSTENLVNESLIKVASLESLSTSGHVHRRASVDRSASPVILHRSNSPALSKLASSNENLLDADGPQPGDGTNTNTVGGGGGVAVDVTGTLEPGDNATVEGNEKKITFTNDEQIKTPTNEMIEFHGTAGGKTAKTAFPQDGDDFLNNVIANLSDKCLLESYPVEFKTGISQQVVDFILHDQCDVETLRRAMYCQIQRYQLRKQGLEMFHELLRIAGLFDAVQYNLFNGFLGLHLGHGCVRNQAMGSNGESVPHVQQQQRESEHVLDNLNMITAYQKADILIAHAKIVEWAVLELQKYVNQDKINGRHRTHGEKDNSNLGTYVFLKKLPRARFLLSIFGILSRTYEANELSLLINAGILGSIMGLLRQTGADMPSSKNTSDTSVIYEDVVTNLKSSKEGLSGPELSKFMKVGTRIARGADWKWGEQDGPGGEGRIISEIGEDGWVRVEWDNGSTNSYRMGKEGKYDLRLADSALKALSPDKDSEREDFIDHALSHESHPTKLLRNVCIKTLQMLFASVGLHAERMEQNALRTVASLFRMMLQPSDFNRTGTANGPPAPGTSCYSFGLEQWTVLGFLRAISFTPALSRQLTTPLWIELAFRILNAPIASKKDVYKKLHCLRLLQSTLVNWTQAEKHRVDSIISQLFDVLGRISLTCPNDSSLLASAVDAKSRVLYSASHSGTVAEELVVLIRRLHTLPLWNESINSFIQQKLCLTADIFLENDLDGIGEGEKRAIMGTLGTIGGCDSRPRIGLNITLDGVRGTISRMTKKGKVVMNVHGAAETKKIPIFKVAECADVGAFSLSKVTISEMLLNSWSVMFYGIGQLVPLGGGGSGGGGDGCANAALLQSQQINFATLKATKVLFRNQSLLRRILRQRSPGLTKSASRDSVSSDRDGDSPEPDEGKTRSESNTSDESQAFYTAELLIQTILLRATQPSPLKACYTYQEMELAALNISQMLASHIHYSSGDGAGGQMASSGCNKRPMALGQPTMIHGVPVYNNESASLGGDGQAVQAMGSLESNATSTRSGRTRTSNAFIAPTPLVAQIMEMGFTRKSVELAYKSLMQQNENANPTAEQIIQWILEHPELTASLGLGSGGKQGDGEQHDHDLRGHSDTESVSSDTMDGASSQHDYQQQHPHHGGGPGTLYKAREDFKSADQYAMYVRGIICPGMLVRCCQEFEEIRKGDIGTVEKVEPEGLHDLNVRVDWQMHDRPYWMCFVHLEMLEPPTISSDPAGCGGIMVGSQVRLLRAHVSRHRFPSLSAPRGTTGVVSSLTGSEAIVEFPQQTLWKGSISELELISNPTTYGTAGAGALSANGAAGGGVFDIIDDWSRCIRSLSVSSNEASAKYLLDRSTNNYWQSASTAVQGKHWIRLEMHDQVLVQSLSIIVDPDDFSHMPSLVVMRVGDDSFSMTDLRWVSINPTTVTMPLLTDCKQYYRWIEIRIKQCRNNGIQCRVHGLSIVGKRRQTDVDMMLQSAGFLASENETIAEPSYSTSSNYADEPASLNDEVSSKVLVWGLNDKEQLGGLKGSKVKLPTYSSVLSQLKPIHIAGGSKSLFIVSQDGKLYACGEGTNGRLGLGHNNNVPTPKQVPILSQYVVKKVAVHSGGKHAMALTLDGKVFSWGEGEDGKLGHGNRLTLEKPKLIETLRTKRIRDIACGSSHSAAITSSGELYTWGLGEYGRLGHGDNCTQLKPKLVTALQDHRVVQVACGSRDAQTLCLTEDGLVFSWGDGDFGKLGRGGSEGCSIPHQVDRLNGVGVMQIECGAQFSLALTKAGEVWTWGKGDYYRLGHGTDQHVRKPTPIQGLRGKKVIHVAVGALHCLAVTDSGQVYAWGDNDHGQQGSGNTIVNKKPSLVLGLDGIFVNRVACGSSHSVAWSLPQNQTEKDKKEPVPFAVAKDPLGSHSLGIYASDTEATTSSPLPVPSGSKQQRPSLSEIVLSLETASARQAALSHIINAMSILHARSCIIAALTCHSQVSATDKMATYGHGGGDTLVRAVSPISEGDETGAKATVAESTLAQQNETIAHGGGEGPADIAGLNAVTTNEFLDGDIPIISGMNNTLGAYRSLTGSLSLSASISSCNATQRQSKMSASAMSVMAATMTHHDEIMNEANASNLDDFTALLDEPEAKHLIELLKLSVFGRTGAASTSETIASTLIALAKSNTTIANMLIETCITELEDLCTSRHSLGKLPKPVVQETSHPYIDDIILVGHVKIPGAESLRIEFDSQCSTERRNDPLIIIDGSGNVIATRSGREYAQWAQEIRIPGDQMRWKFTSDNSVNGWGWRFYVHGIMPESYLQELGSDRTVLSQPSIALVMALLDSLPVPTSNASILVRLTSALSQCAQLSSLTVAQRIWSLKKMHQLLCSNSAALAKDGSRPMDAAVTEILTPLVPIILRQYEYEEPQVRSGIHLMHSEYFKTLVALACDMHMDTLLLPAADPHRWAWFRRYCAAVRVAQALTRRTFLPSTFCMEVRKKLAEIASPATPAHTSVSAGAISQGSGAGDGYSSLIQHTSSHSSLLSQSHPLAFELTSTISSSSTTTSSSSTGTTTITAGSSESLPVNATGSEVTKYLHEDHAYFTPQYDSQLLQWFNRRPEDWAFSWGGASTIFGWGHNHRGQLGGLDGSRIKNPTPCEALSLLRPIQIAGGEQTLYAVTPDGKLYATGYGAGGRLGVGGTDSVTTPTLVESLQHVMIKKVAVNSGGKHCLALSSDGEVFSWGEGEDGKLGHGNRDSYDRPKLIESLSGIGVVDIACGSAHSACITIQGHVLTWGKGRYGRLGHGDSEDQLQPKLVEALLGYRAIDIACGSGDAQTLCITDDDNVWSWGDGDYGKLGRGGSDGCKVPMKIESLAGLGVTKVECGSQFSVALTRSGSVYTWGKGDYHRLGHGNTDHVRRPKKVAALQGKKIISIATGSLHCVACSDAGEVFTWGDNDEGQLGDGTVSAIQRPRLVQSLQGKHIVKVICGSAHTLALSTYQLSEAVRPPPSPPLEYDLVRDIAPEVLHARLVLLHHFSELLCPCLAMLPIAGPLSLASLKDVLVYSIKETGFRKVIQTTMVRDKPHGPVIELNRIQVKRSRMRSGNGLAGVDGMKSVFGQMVQKLPLLTQEALSMPHRVWKVKFVGESVDDCGGGFSESIAEMCDELQNGSVPLLIQTPNGRGEAGANRDCFLLDPTLTSVLHMNMFRFLGVLMGIAVRTGSPLSLNLAEPVWRQLCGETLRPADLTEVDRDYITGLLYIRDVESDPKVFASIELPFSTPSAKGHEVPLSTKYTKITPENRNEYVKLALNYRIHEFDEQVKAVRDGMSKVIPVPLLSLFSAAELQAMVCGSPDIPLCLLKTVATYKGVESTSPLVQWFWEVMEEFTNQERSLFLRFVWGRTRLPRTIADFRGRDFVLQVLDKYNPPDHFLPESYTCFFLLKMPRYSCKAVLQEKLKYAIYFCKSIDTDEYARVAMGDPTEATGSEDNSDIESVLF